From a single Piliocolobus tephrosceles isolate RC106 chromosome 21, ASM277652v3, whole genome shotgun sequence genomic region:
- the LOC111523869 gene encoding keratin, type I cytoskeletal 18, translated as MSFTTRSTFSTNYRSLGSVQAPSYGARPVSSAASVYAGAGGSGSRISVSRSTSFRGGMGSGGLASGMAGGLAGMGGIQNEKETMQSLNDRLASYLDRVRSLETENRRLESKIREHLEKKGPQVRDWSHYFKIIEDLRAQIFANTVDNARIVLQIDNARLAADDFRVKYETELAMRQSVENDIHGLRKVIDDTNVTRLQLETEIEALKEELLFMKKNHEEEVKGLQAQIASSGLTVEVDAPKSQDLAKIMADIRAQYDELARKNREELDKYWSQQIEESTTVVTTQSAEVGAAETTLTELRRTVQSLEIDLDSMRNLKASLENSLREVEARYALQMEQLNGILLHLESELAQTRAEGQRQAQEYEALLNIKVKLEAEIATYRRLLEDGEEFNLGDALDSSNSMQTIQKTTTRRIVDGKVVSETNDTKVLRH; from the coding sequence ATGAGCTTCACCACTCGCTCCACCTTCTCTACCAACTACCGGTCCCTGGGCTCTGTCCAGGCGCCCAGCTACGGCGCCCGGCCGGTCAGCAGCGCGGCCAGTGTCTATGCAGGCGCCGGGGGCTCTGGTTCCCGGATCTCCGTGTCCCGCTCCACCAGCTTCCGGGGCGGCATGGGGTCCGGGGGCCTGGCCTCAGGGATGGCCGGGGGTCTGGCAGGAATGGGAGGCATCCAGAACGAGAAGGAGACCATGCAAAGCCTGAACGACCGCCTGGCCTCTTACCTGGACAGAGTGAGGAGCCTGGAGACCGAGAACCGGAGGCTGGAGAGCAAAATCCGGGAGCACTTGGAGAAGAAGGGACCCCAGGTCAGAGACTGGAGCCATTACTTCAAGATCATCGAGGACCTGAGGGCTCAGATCTTCGCAAATACTGTGGACAATGCCCGCATCGTTCTGCAGATTGACAATGCCCGTCTTGCTGCTGATGACTTTAGAGTCAAGTATGAGACAGAGCTGGCCATGCGCCAGTCTGTGGAGAATGACATCCATGGGCTCCGCAAGGTCATTGATGACACCAATGTCACTCGACtgcagctggagacagagatcgaggctctcaaggaggagctgctcttCATGAAGAAGAACCACGAAGAGGAAGTAAAAGGCCTACAAGCCCAGATTGCCAGCTCTGGGTTGACCGTGGAGGTAGATGCCCCCAAATCTCAGGACCTCgccaagatcatggcagacaTCCGGGCCCAATATGACGAGCTGGCTCGGAAGAACCGAGAGGAGTTAGACAAGTACTGGTCTCAGCAGATTGAGGAGAGCACCACAGTGGTCACCACACAGTCCGCCGAGGTTGGAGCTGCTGAGACGACGCTCACAGAGCTGAGACGTACAGTCCAGTCCTTGGAGATCGACCTGGACTCCATGAGAAATCTGAAGGCCagcttggagaacagcctgagaGAGGTGGAGGCCCGCTACGCCCTACAGATGGAGCAGCTCAATGGGATCCTGCTGCACCTGGAGTCAGAGCTGGCACAGACCCGGGCAGAGGGACAGCGACaggcccaggagtatgaggcccTGCTGAACATCAAGGTCAAGCTGGAAGCTGAGATTGCCACCTACCGCCGCCTGCTGGAAGACGGCGAGGAATTCAATCTTGGTGATGCCTTGGACAGCAGCAACTCCATGCAAACCATCCAAAAGACCACCACCCGCCGGATAGTGGATGGCAAAGTGGTGTCTGAGACCAACGACACCAAAGTTCTGAGGCATTAa